The Ananas comosus cultivar F153 linkage group 7, ASM154086v1, whole genome shotgun sequence genome has a window encoding:
- the LOC109712857 gene encoding uncharacterized protein LOC109712857 isoform X1, whose translation MDKERSRDVLLRGRSSPAKRQQMMRGSSTSPPVGGSEGEEGEPFNPLPTTTCISSLTSRKRLRLHGKVIEECDAVDPALVPRKLRSAMNKRGNQSASPPLLDVEKKQHLPFDAMGNSKQKNTPPDSLTKDEEEVAEALYALASTVPTTSLLTDRLERTKLEDKSLPNVASTSYSEVPSKDGKNFSPACTTNGVTNLSTNLGESKVESKKVDPPIMDQPLITSQSPLKVEQRSTTATHCVNPGAPHLSRGEVRENLSSGNAMSFPSSLGVSVQCYSGNRSLQQTKSDIPLLPPPKTDGNHWLFGSAVSDMKVNKERLAKKSTEKEAAPSVQHRLSNTNHGHMAVPSSYIGAVFPDTSIGVARPSPTGNHDKLPISNFGHKKSWKNCATHVYIGHLIEVYQNKEKMQASSATPLDRSKPGVGSKPRDGLQNGFNFVSPPKPRDGLQNGFNFVSPPAKNITFVDRNVHEVKMHASHNGRLLPIHHQRPDIHETHSQPRMGYDLLSLSAGHEAHISGNGMRTSGQLHAPFLQPHVPPQHSAMPFPFSHIPYTQPYPENLVSPANQQIQLQLPHYVGNPFYVSYGNIPGSSPKLQQQQQQQQQQQKHFSPVHMAQYRPPWSNGKLHDSSSLAPIQLRLRP comes from the exons ATGGACAAGGAAAGGTCGAGAGATGTGCTGCTTCGGGGAAGAAGCTCGCCCGCAAAGCGACAGCAGATGATGCGCGGCTCCTCCACCTCCCCTCCTGTTG gaggGTCTGAGGGAGAGGAAGGTGAGCCTTTTAATCCACTGCCTACGACCACTTGCATCAGTAGTCTTACTAGTAGGAAGAGATTGAGACTCCATGGAAAG GTCATAGAGGAATGTGATGCTGTTGATCCTGCACTAGTACCCAGGAAATTAAGATCAG CTATGAACAAACGCGGCAACCAATCAGCATCCCCACCATTGTTGGATGTAGAAAAGAAACAGCATCTTCCCTTTGATGCTATGGGAAATTCCAAGCAAAAAAACACG CCGCCTGATTCTCTAACTAAAGATGAGGAAGAAGTTGCCGAGGCTTTGTATGCCTTGGCGTCAACAGTCCCTACGACTTCACTACTCACTGATCGCCTGGAGAGGACGAAGTTAGAAGATAAGTCGCTTCCAAATGTCGCATCCACTTCTTATTCGGAAG TTCCTTCAAAAGATGGCAAAAATTTTTCACCAGCTTGCACTACTAATGGAGTGACTAATCTCTCTACTAATCTCGGGGAGTCTAAAGTTGAATCTAAGAAAGTTGATCCTCCCATAATGGATCAGCCTCTCATTACATCCCAGAGCCCACTAAAAGTAGAACAAAGGTCAACAACAGCTACTCATTGTGTTAATCCTGGAGCTCCCCATCTATCGAGAGGTGAAGTGAGAGAGAATCTATCTTCAGGGAATGCTATGAGTTTCCCAAGCTCTTTGGGTGTTTCGGTTCAATGTTATTCTGGAAATCG ATCACTGCAACAAACAAAATCTGATATTCCACTTCTACCACCACCCAAGACAGATGGCAACCACTGGCTG TTTGGATCTGCTGTGTCTGATATGAAGGTGAATAAAGAGCGACTAGCTAAGAAGAGCACTGAAAAAG AAGCTGCACCTTCCGTCCAGCATCGCTTGTCTAATACCAATCATGGGCATATGGCAGT GCCTTCTTCATATATTGGAGCAGTATTTCCAGATACTTCAATTGGTGTTGCTAGACCTAGTCCAACTGGAAATCACGATAAG CTTCCCATATCTAATTTTGGCCATAAGAAGTCATGGAAGAACTGTGCAACCCATGTCTACATAGGTCATCTCATTGAAGTGTATCAAAACAAGGAGAAAATGCAGGCATCATCAGCTACTCCCCTCGATCGGTCAAAGCCTGGCGTGGGATCAAAACCGAGAGATGGGTTACaaaatggttttaattttgtttcgcCTCCAAAACCGAGAGATGGGTTACaaaatggttttaattttgtgtcACCTCCTGCGAAAAACATCACTTTTGTCGATAGGAATGTGCACGAGGTCAAAATGCATGCGTCGCATAATGGAAGGCTTCTGCCCATTCATCATCAGCGTCCCGACATACATGAAACTCATTCGCAGCCAAGGATG GGTTACGATCTCCTCTCCTTGTCGGCTGGCCATGAAGCTCATATTTCTGGGAATGGGATGAGGACATCGGGACAGCTCCATGCTCCTTTCCTTCAACCCCACGTTCCACCGCAACATTCTGCTATGCCCTTTCCTTTCTCGCACATCCCTTATACTCAGCCTTATCCTGAGAATCTAGTTTCACCAGCCAATCAACAg ATTCAGTTGCAGTTACCCCATTATGTTGGCAACCCTTTCTACGTGTCATACGGGAACATTCCGGGAAGCTCCCCAAAGTtgcaacagcaacagcagcagcagcagcaacagcagaaGCACTTTTCACCTGTCCATATGGCTCAATACAGGCCGCCGTGGTCCAACGGGAAGTTGCACGACTCTTCTTCTTTAGCTCCGATTCAACTCCGGCTTCGTCCATGA
- the LOC109712857 gene encoding uncharacterized protein LOC109712857 isoform X2, giving the protein MNKRGNQSASPPLLDVEKKQHLPFDAMGNSKQKNTPPDSLTKDEEEVAEALYALASTVPTTSLLTDRLERTKLEDKSLPNVASTSYSEVPSKDGKNFSPACTTNGVTNLSTNLGESKVESKKVDPPIMDQPLITSQSPLKVEQRSTTATHCVNPGAPHLSRGEVRENLSSGNAMSFPSSLGVSVQCYSGNRSLQQTKSDIPLLPPPKTDGNHWLFGSAVSDMKVNKERLAKKSTEKEAAPSVQHRLSNTNHGHMAVPSSYIGAVFPDTSIGVARPSPTGNHDKLPISNFGHKKSWKNCATHVYIGHLIEVYQNKEKMQASSATPLDRSKPGVGSKPRDGLQNGFNFVSPPKPRDGLQNGFNFVSPPAKNITFVDRNVHEVKMHASHNGRLLPIHHQRPDIHETHSQPRMGYDLLSLSAGHEAHISGNGMRTSGQLHAPFLQPHVPPQHSAMPFPFSHIPYTQPYPENLVSPANQQIQLQLPHYVGNPFYVSYGNIPGSSPKLQQQQQQQQQQQKHFSPVHMAQYRPPWSNGKLHDSSSLAPIQLRLRP; this is encoded by the exons ATGAACAAACGCGGCAACCAATCAGCATCCCCACCATTGTTGGATGTAGAAAAGAAACAGCATCTTCCCTTTGATGCTATGGGAAATTCCAAGCAAAAAAACACG CCGCCTGATTCTCTAACTAAAGATGAGGAAGAAGTTGCCGAGGCTTTGTATGCCTTGGCGTCAACAGTCCCTACGACTTCACTACTCACTGATCGCCTGGAGAGGACGAAGTTAGAAGATAAGTCGCTTCCAAATGTCGCATCCACTTCTTATTCGGAAG TTCCTTCAAAAGATGGCAAAAATTTTTCACCAGCTTGCACTACTAATGGAGTGACTAATCTCTCTACTAATCTCGGGGAGTCTAAAGTTGAATCTAAGAAAGTTGATCCTCCCATAATGGATCAGCCTCTCATTACATCCCAGAGCCCACTAAAAGTAGAACAAAGGTCAACAACAGCTACTCATTGTGTTAATCCTGGAGCTCCCCATCTATCGAGAGGTGAAGTGAGAGAGAATCTATCTTCAGGGAATGCTATGAGTTTCCCAAGCTCTTTGGGTGTTTCGGTTCAATGTTATTCTGGAAATCG ATCACTGCAACAAACAAAATCTGATATTCCACTTCTACCACCACCCAAGACAGATGGCAACCACTGGCTG TTTGGATCTGCTGTGTCTGATATGAAGGTGAATAAAGAGCGACTAGCTAAGAAGAGCACTGAAAAAG AAGCTGCACCTTCCGTCCAGCATCGCTTGTCTAATACCAATCATGGGCATATGGCAGT GCCTTCTTCATATATTGGAGCAGTATTTCCAGATACTTCAATTGGTGTTGCTAGACCTAGTCCAACTGGAAATCACGATAAG CTTCCCATATCTAATTTTGGCCATAAGAAGTCATGGAAGAACTGTGCAACCCATGTCTACATAGGTCATCTCATTGAAGTGTATCAAAACAAGGAGAAAATGCAGGCATCATCAGCTACTCCCCTCGATCGGTCAAAGCCTGGCGTGGGATCAAAACCGAGAGATGGGTTACaaaatggttttaattttgtttcgcCTCCAAAACCGAGAGATGGGTTACaaaatggttttaattttgtgtcACCTCCTGCGAAAAACATCACTTTTGTCGATAGGAATGTGCACGAGGTCAAAATGCATGCGTCGCATAATGGAAGGCTTCTGCCCATTCATCATCAGCGTCCCGACATACATGAAACTCATTCGCAGCCAAGGATG GGTTACGATCTCCTCTCCTTGTCGGCTGGCCATGAAGCTCATATTTCTGGGAATGGGATGAGGACATCGGGACAGCTCCATGCTCCTTTCCTTCAACCCCACGTTCCACCGCAACATTCTGCTATGCCCTTTCCTTTCTCGCACATCCCTTATACTCAGCCTTATCCTGAGAATCTAGTTTCACCAGCCAATCAACAg ATTCAGTTGCAGTTACCCCATTATGTTGGCAACCCTTTCTACGTGTCATACGGGAACATTCCGGGAAGCTCCCCAAAGTtgcaacagcaacagcagcagcagcagcaacagcagaaGCACTTTTCACCTGTCCATATGGCTCAATACAGGCCGCCGTGGTCCAACGGGAAGTTGCACGACTCTTCTTCTTTAGCTCCGATTCAACTCCGGCTTCGTCCATGA